A part of Melittangium boletus DSM 14713 genomic DNA contains:
- a CDS encoding NYN domain-containing protein, whose product MTSTTRPAAATYVLIDAENIDWAVSNVVGRKPEPQDRVQFDRLVAFCESRFANPVRCIVVLNARGEQLPDMMIGFVRALKTAGCEVVLLHGRPEQKVVDMGILKLLEAIRTSRPGASVALASHDGSDFAAALRPLLEEKRKVTLLGLREYVSQRFREFVPAGLEILDLEMDAKVFQRPLPRLLPIRVDEFDAAAFL is encoded by the coding sequence ATGACCTCGACGACCCGTCCCGCCGCCGCCACCTACGTGCTCATCGATGCCGAGAACATCGATTGGGCCGTGTCCAACGTCGTGGGACGCAAACCCGAGCCCCAGGATCGCGTGCAGTTCGATCGCCTGGTTGCTTTCTGTGAGTCCCGCTTCGCCAACCCGGTGCGCTGCATCGTGGTGCTCAATGCCCGGGGCGAGCAGTTGCCGGACATGATGATTGGCTTCGTGCGCGCCCTGAAGACCGCGGGCTGCGAGGTCGTCCTGCTCCATGGCCGCCCCGAGCAGAAGGTCGTGGACATGGGCATCCTCAAGCTGCTCGAGGCCATCCGCACCTCCCGGCCGGGCGCCAGTGTCGCGCTCGCCAGCCACGATGGCAGCGACTTCGCCGCCGCCCTGCGCCCCCTCCTGGAGGAGAAGCGCAAGGTGACGCTCCTGGGCCTGCGCGAGTACGTGAGCCAGCGCTTCCGCGAGTTCGTCCCCGCCGGCCTGGAAATCCTCGATCTAGAGATGGACGCCAAGGTCTTCCAGCGGCCCCTGCCCCGCCTGCTCCCCATCCGCGTGGACGAGTTCGACGCCGCGGCCTTCCTCTAG
- a CDS encoding TetR family transcriptional regulator has translation MDERRKGPGQPNLRERKQRLLRLELGEVALGLFIERGFHETTIEDIARAAGISRRTFFRYFETKEDVVLWRLRYGSEQICDALEARPADEPGLLAVRNALEAVHKNLSSEREGNRAYLRFLLATPMLRPHFLDIQEQWRMKLSRVLATRLGTRGDKEDIAFLIASIAVATQGVALRRWAADGTRSLTDYVDETFSSLGEVITPSPAPARSAPGGVKHAPRQRRGRESEG, from the coding sequence ATGGACGAGCGACGCAAAGGCCCCGGGCAGCCCAACCTGCGGGAGCGCAAACAGCGCCTGCTCCGCCTGGAGCTCGGCGAGGTGGCGCTCGGCTTGTTCATCGAGCGGGGGTTCCATGAAACCACCATCGAGGACATCGCGCGGGCGGCGGGAATCTCGCGGCGGACGTTCTTCCGGTACTTCGAGACCAAGGAAGACGTCGTGCTCTGGCGGCTGCGCTACGGCAGCGAGCAGATCTGCGACGCGCTGGAGGCGCGGCCCGCGGACGAGCCCGGCCTGCTCGCGGTCCGCAACGCCCTGGAAGCCGTGCACAAGAACCTGAGCAGCGAGCGGGAGGGGAATCGCGCCTACCTGCGGTTCCTGCTCGCCACCCCCATGCTCCGGCCGCACTTCCTCGACATCCAGGAGCAATGGCGCATGAAGCTCTCGCGGGTCCTGGCCACGAGGCTCGGCACGCGAGGCGACAAGGAAGACATCGCGTTCCTCATCGCCTCCATCGCGGTCGCCACGCAGGGCGTTGCCTTGCGCCGATGGGCGGCCGACGGAACCCGGAGCCTGACGGACTATGTCGACGAGACCTTCTCGTCACTCGGCGAGGTCATCACCCCGTCCCCCGCACCCGCCAGGAGCGCGCCGGGCGGGGTGAAACACGCCCCGCGCCAGCGGCGGGGCCGAGAGTCCGAGGGCTGA